The Acinetobacter sp. GSS19 genome includes a region encoding these proteins:
- the parC gene encoding DNA topoisomerase IV subunit A, which yields MTSLAHHATENRSVAEFTEQAYLNYAMYVIMDRALPHISDGLKPVQRRIVYAMSELGLKHSGKPKKSARTVGDVLGKYHPHGDSACYEAMVLMAQPFSYRYPFIEGQGNWGSPDDPKSFAAMRYTEAKLSQFSELLLSELGQGTCDWQDNFDGSLKEPVTLPARVPNILLNGTTGIAVGMATDIPPHNLREVVKGTIALIRNPQLSDSKLAEFIPGPDLPTQAEIITPPDELLKIQSTGRGSYRMRAVYTVEKNEIIISELPYQVSGSKVISQIADQMQAKKLPLVTDIRDESDHTQPTRLVIVLRSNRIDADAVMSHLFATTDLESSYRVNLNMIGADARPQVKSVRQILLEWIEIRKQTVTRRLQYHLNKIEKRLHILAGLLIAYLDIDTVIRIIREEDQPKPVLMSHFNIDDIQAEAILELKLRHLAKLEEMEIRQEQDELAARAAVIREQLANPESLKNLIIQELKDDAKKFGDDRRSPIVQRQEAVQIKEQDLLPAEAVTVVLSEAGWIRAAKGAEVDAANLNYRAGDQYLSHASGKSNQRVYVLDQTGRSYALAINQLPSARGLGEPLSSKLSPANGVSFIQVLIAEDEKELLAISSNAYGFKTQAKQLDTSAKAGKAFLTVAESAQALPVLPVENEQSHLALLSSAGRLLLVELSELPMLNKGKGNKLMQLEDGESLLCMTTLNLNEVLQVAAGQQQLKLKGDDLKKYIGKRAGKGQLLPRGYQKANKLWVQR from the coding sequence ATGACGAGCCTTGCGCATCATGCGACAGAAAACCGTTCCGTAGCCGAGTTTACCGAACAAGCGTACCTCAACTATGCCATGTATGTGATCATGGACCGTGCTTTACCGCATATCAGTGATGGTTTGAAACCGGTACAGCGCCGGATCGTTTATGCCATGAGCGAGTTGGGCTTGAAGCATAGCGGAAAACCTAAAAAGTCGGCTCGTACCGTCGGGGATGTGCTGGGTAAATACCATCCGCATGGCGATTCGGCCTGTTATGAGGCGATGGTGTTGATGGCACAGCCATTTAGCTATCGTTATCCCTTTATTGAAGGGCAGGGAAACTGGGGTTCGCCGGATGACCCGAAATCCTTTGCCGCGATGCGTTATACTGAAGCCAAACTGTCGCAGTTTAGTGAATTACTGTTGTCTGAACTGGGTCAGGGCACCTGTGACTGGCAGGATAACTTTGATGGTTCACTCAAAGAGCCTGTGACTTTACCGGCCCGTGTACCCAATATCTTGCTGAATGGTACGACAGGCATTGCTGTGGGGATGGCAACTGATATTCCACCGCACAACCTGCGTGAAGTGGTGAAAGGCACCATCGCCCTGATTCGCAATCCGCAGTTGAGCGACAGCAAACTGGCGGAGTTTATTCCGGGACCCGATCTGCCTACGCAGGCGGAAATCATCACACCACCAGATGAATTGTTGAAAATTCAATCTACCGGCCGTGGCAGCTACCGTATGCGTGCGGTGTATACGGTGGAAAAAAACGAAATCATTATCAGTGAATTGCCGTATCAGGTGTCTGGTTCCAAGGTGATTAGCCAGATTGCTGACCAGATGCAGGCGAAAAAGTTACCTTTGGTCACCGACATTCGTGATGAGTCCGATCATACTCAGCCAACCCGCTTGGTGATTGTGCTGCGCTCGAACCGCATTGATGCCGATGCTGTGATGAGCCATCTGTTTGCCACCACAGATCTCGAATCCAGTTATCGGGTCAACCTGAACATGATTGGGGCGGATGCACGACCTCAGGTGAAATCGGTGCGACAAATTCTGTTGGAATGGATTGAAATCCGTAAACAAACTGTCACGCGCCGTCTGCAATATCACCTGAATAAAATTGAGAAACGCTTACATATTCTCGCCGGTCTGTTAATTGCCTATTTGGATATTGATACGGTGATTCGAATTATCCGTGAAGAAGACCAGCCCAAACCGGTGTTAATGTCGCATTTCAATATTGATGACATTCAGGCTGAAGCCATTCTTGAACTGAAATTGCGTCATCTGGCCAAGCTGGAAGAAATGGAAATCCGTCAGGAGCAGGATGAGCTTGCAGCCCGGGCAGCGGTGATTCGTGAACAGTTGGCCAATCCTGAATCTTTGAAAAACCTGATTATTCAGGAACTCAAAGACGACGCGAAAAAGTTTGGGGATGATCGCCGTTCACCGATCGTGCAGCGTCAGGAAGCGGTACAAATCAAGGAGCAGGATTTACTACCTGCCGAAGCAGTGACGGTGGTTTTGTCCGAAGCAGGTTGGATTCGTGCCGCGAAAGGAGCGGAAGTTGATGCCGCTAACCTGAACTATCGTGCTGGAGACCAGTACCTGAGCCACGCATCTGGTAAGTCCAACCAGCGGGTCTACGTACTGGATCAAACCGGGCGCAGTTATGCACTGGCGATTAATCAGCTGCCATCGGCACGTGGTTTGGGCGAACCATTAAGCTCCAAACTGTCACCAGCCAATGGGGTTTCGTTTATTCAGGTGCTGATTGCCGAGGATGAAAAAGAACTGTTGGCGATCAGCTCAAATGCCTATGGTTTCAAAACTCAGGCCAAACAGCTGGATACCAGTGCCAAGGCCGGTAAAGCCTTCCTGACCGTGGCAGAATCTGCTCAGGCTCTGCCAGTGCTGCCTGTGGAGAATGAGCAGAGCCATCTGGCCTTGCTGAGTTCGGCTGGGCGTTTATTGCTGGTCGAATTGTCAGAATTGCCAATGCTGAATAAAGGCAAAGGGAATAAGTTAATGCAATTAGAGGATGGTGAATCACTGCTTTGCATGACGACCCTGAATCTCAACGAGGTACTTCAGGTGGCAGCGGGACAGCAGCAGTTAAAACTGAAGGGCGATGACCTGAAAAAATATATCGGCAAACGTGCAGGTAAAGGACAGCTTTTACCGCGTGGCTATCAGAAAGCCAATAAACTCTGGGTTCAAAGATAG
- a CDS encoding long-chain-fatty-acid--CoA ligase, producing MEKIWFAEYQKTGIPETVELPPENSSLLDVFERNFQKFGTRDAFIFMDKTLSFNELELASRKFAAYLQSLGLVKGTRVAVMMPNVLQYPVVALGVFRAGLVLVNVNPLYTARELEHQLNDSGAEVLVIIENFATVYQSIIGKTPVKHVIIATVGDMLGTLKGTLVNFVLRSVRKQIPAWNIPGHVKFNTAINKVSPSQYKRPNLTLSDTAVLQYTGGTTGVSKGAELTHRNLVANMLQCDGIFQSKFGNKDGDKDDRIFCALPLYHIFAFMVCALYGMYKGQANVLIPNPRDLPAVIKELRKYQPTFFPAVNTLFNALVNNEEFQQLDHSKLKMAMGGGMAVLPSTAAAWKKITGTTIIEGYGLSETSPVATANPPASEEFSGTIGIPLPLTELAILDDEGNEVPLGEQGEICIRGPQVMRGYWNRPDETAKSMTANGFFRTGDIGVMNERGYTKIVDRKKDMILVSGFNVYPSEIEEVIAKHPKVLEVAAIGVPDEKSGEVPKLFVVKKDPSLTTEEVLSYAKQNLTGYKRPRYVEFMDELPKSNVGKILRKDLRKSA from the coding sequence ATGGAAAAAATTTGGTTCGCTGAATACCAAAAAACAGGGATTCCGGAAACAGTAGAATTACCTCCAGAAAATAGCTCTTTACTCGATGTTTTCGAGCGTAATTTTCAGAAATTTGGTACTCGTGATGCTTTTATCTTCATGGATAAAACGCTCAGCTTTAATGAGTTAGAGCTGGCTAGCCGTAAATTTGCAGCTTATTTGCAAAGTCTGGGCCTGGTTAAGGGAACCCGTGTTGCGGTCATGATGCCGAATGTCTTGCAGTATCCGGTCGTGGCTTTGGGTGTGTTCCGTGCTGGTCTGGTGTTGGTTAATGTCAACCCACTGTATACTGCACGTGAGCTTGAGCATCAGCTGAATGACTCGGGTGCCGAAGTTTTGGTAATTATTGAAAACTTTGCCACTGTCTATCAAAGCATCATTGGAAAAACACCGGTCAAGCACGTGATCATTGCGACCGTGGGCGATATGCTTGGCACCTTAAAAGGGACTTTGGTTAATTTCGTACTGCGCTCCGTACGTAAACAGATTCCGGCTTGGAACATTCCGGGCCATGTCAAATTCAATACAGCCATTAATAAAGTGAGCCCAAGCCAATACAAACGCCCGAACTTGACCCTCAGTGATACTGCTGTATTGCAATATACAGGGGGTACGACAGGTGTTTCTAAAGGGGCTGAGCTGACCCATCGCAATCTTGTGGCGAATATGCTGCAGTGTGATGGGATTTTCCAGAGCAAGTTTGGCAACAAAGACGGTGACAAAGACGATCGTATTTTCTGTGCCTTACCGCTCTATCACATCTTTGCTTTTATGGTGTGTGCCTTATACGGCATGTATAAAGGTCAGGCCAATGTACTGATTCCCAACCCGCGTGACTTGCCTGCGGTGATTAAAGAGCTGCGTAAATACCAGCCTACGTTCTTCCCGGCGGTCAATACATTATTTAATGCTCTGGTCAATAATGAAGAATTCCAACAGCTGGATCACAGTAAACTGAAAATGGCGATGGGCGGCGGTATGGCTGTTCTGCCATCAACGGCAGCGGCTTGGAAAAAGATTACCGGTACCACGATTATTGAAGGTTATGGCCTGTCAGAAACTTCTCCAGTTGCAACGGCGAATCCTCCAGCCTCGGAAGAGTTTAGTGGCACTATCGGTATTCCGTTACCGCTGACTGAACTGGCGATCCTCGATGATGAGGGTAACGAAGTACCCTTGGGCGAACAGGGTGAAATCTGTATCCGTGGGCCACAAGTCATGCGAGGCTATTGGAACCGTCCGGATGAAACAGCCAAGTCCATGACCGCCAATGGTTTCTTCCGCACGGGGGATATCGGGGTGATGAACGAGCGTGGCTATACTAAAATCGTTGATCGCAAAAAAGACATGATTCTGGTATCGGGCTTTAACGTCTATCCTTCTGAAATTGAAGAAGTCATCGCCAAACATCCAAAAGTGCTGGAAGTGGCCGCGATTGGTGTACCGGATGAAAAATCAGGGGAAGTGCCAAAACTGTTTGTGGTGAAAAAAGATCCATCACTGACCACCGAAGAAGTGCTGTCCTATGCCAAGCAGAATCTGACGGGCTATAAACGTCCACGTTATGTGGAATTTATGGATGAATTACCAAAATCCAATGTTGGCAAGATTCTGCGTAAAGATCTGCGTAAATCGGCTTAG
- a CDS encoding MAPEG family protein, which yields MQGISGIIYLILAACLLPYVFAIIAKMTGGFKPHDNQNPREFLAKTTGLAARANAAQQNSFEGLPVFIAAILMAEYMVVPQAIIMNLGIAYLVFRVLYGICYLANWATLRSIIWLLSLLCPIFLLVITVKMT from the coding sequence ATGCAGGGCATTAGCGGTATTATTTATCTCATTCTGGCAGCCTGTTTACTGCCTTATGTTTTTGCCATCATTGCCAAGATGACAGGCGGATTTAAACCGCATGATAACCAGAACCCGCGTGAATTTCTGGCGAAAACCACCGGTTTGGCAGCACGTGCCAATGCTGCACAGCAAAACAGTTTTGAAGGACTGCCGGTGTTTATAGCTGCAATTTTGATGGCCGAATACATGGTAGTGCCACAGGCAATTATCATGAACCTAGGGATTGCCTACCTGGTTTTTCGTGTGCTCTACGGGATTTGCTATCTGGCTAACTGGGCAACCTTACGTTCCATTATTTGGTTACTATCGCTGTTGTGCCCGATTTTTCTGCTGGTCATTACCGTGAAAATGACTTAA
- the ppa gene encoding inorganic diphosphatase gives MSYNNIPPGKDAPNDIYVIIEIPANAAPIKYEIDKDSDALFVDRFMGTAMFYPANYGYVPNTLSEDGDPLDVLVVTPHPVAPGSVIRCRPVGKLNMEDDGGVDAKLVAVPHEKLTPLYKDVQEYTDLPKLLISQIEHFFQHYKDLEPGKWVKISGWESADVAKAEVLKSIEAAKK, from the coding sequence ATGAGCTACAACAATATCCCGCCGGGTAAAGATGCACCAAACGATATCTATGTGATTATTGAAATTCCTGCCAATGCAGCGCCAATCAAATACGAAATCGATAAAGACTCTGATGCGTTATTTGTAGACCGTTTCATGGGTACCGCAATGTTCTATCCAGCGAACTACGGTTATGTGCCAAATACCCTGTCTGAAGATGGTGACCCATTAGATGTGTTGGTTGTAACTCCACATCCAGTCGCACCAGGTTCAGTGATTCGTTGCCGTCCAGTGGGCAAACTGAACATGGAAGATGACGGTGGCGTGGATGCGAAACTTGTAGCTGTTCCACACGAAAAATTAACTCCGTTGTATAAAGATGTTCAGGAATATACGGATCTTCCAAAACTGTTGATCAGTCAAATTGAACATTTCTTCCAACACTACAAAGATTTAGAGCCAGGCAAATGGGTGAAAATCAGTGGTTGGGAAAGTGCTGACGTTGCGAAAGCTGAAGTATTGAAATCAATCGAAGCTGCGAAAAAATAA
- a CDS encoding TorF family putative porin, translating to MKKLALKTLSLSVLASTSVMAMAEDKPSLYGVTASGNVAVTTDYRFRGISQSSNDAAIQGGLTFNHKSGAYLALWGSSIKFDGYEGVSTETDATLGYTNTLKLSESFAPTYDVGVTHYGYIGSDSEFENNGDTGMAFTEVFGKLTFAETLFKGDALSLGVAYSDDYWGHSDEFWYFNAGYSAPIANTGFNGVASVGYNKLKNKESLLVVAGGPGKDDDYIDYKVGVNYNVLGITAQLDVVGTNISTTGMTDAQKKLYDTGAVFTLTKTF from the coding sequence ATGAAAAAATTGGCATTGAAAACACTGAGTTTAAGTGTCTTGGCGAGTACTTCAGTGATGGCAATGGCCGAAGACAAACCATCGCTTTATGGGGTCACCGCTTCAGGGAATGTTGCAGTCACCACAGATTATCGCTTCCGTGGTATTTCACAATCTTCGAATGATGCCGCTATTCAAGGCGGTTTGACCTTTAACCACAAATCCGGTGCTTATTTGGCTTTATGGGGCTCTAGTATTAAGTTTGATGGTTATGAAGGGGTGTCTACTGAAACTGATGCAACTCTCGGTTATACCAACACCCTGAAGCTGTCGGAAAGTTTTGCACCAACCTATGATGTTGGGGTCACTCACTATGGCTATATTGGCTCGGATTCTGAATTTGAGAACAATGGCGATACCGGGATGGCCTTTACCGAAGTGTTCGGTAAGTTAACCTTTGCGGAAACACTGTTCAAAGGGGATGCCTTAAGTCTGGGTGTGGCGTATTCCGATGATTATTGGGGTCACAGTGATGAGTTCTGGTATTTTAACGCAGGCTATTCAGCACCAATCGCCAATACCGGGTTTAATGGAGTTGCTTCTGTCGGCTACAATAAATTGAAAAATAAGGAATCTTTGCTGGTCGTTGCGGGTGGTCCAGGCAAAGACGATGACTATATCGATTACAAAGTGGGCGTAAACTATAACGTGCTTGGAATTACCGCGCAATTGGATGTGGTCGGTACTAATATCAGTACAACAGGGATGACGGATGCACAGAAGAAACTATATGACACGGGTGCTGTCTTTACCTTGACGAAAACCTTCTAA
- a CDS encoding YifB family Mg chelatase-like AAA ATPase has protein sequence MSFAKIQTRSLLGLQAPPIEVEVHVSQGLPSLTIVGLPEAAVRESKDRVRSAILNSGFQFPSKRLTINLAPADLPKEGARLDLAIALGILIASGQLPEGVTDEFEFIGELALDGHLRPVSGILSIAMACQHSGRQLMLPALNASEAAQLPDFPVYPVQHLKQVCAHFLKQEKICAVHAPLQSVEEPQAPDLADVKGQLRPRRALEIAAAGGHSLLFRGPPGTGKTLLASRLAGILPPLSAQENLQVARIYSIANTAYRFGQRPFRAPHHTASAIALVGGGSSPKPGEITLAHLGVLFLDELPEFDRKVLEVLRQPLESKEIVISRASRQMTFPANFQLIAAMNPCPCGYAFHQDKRCQCSTEAIKRYQNRISGPLLDRIDLHIDVPPLSSQELQSTAPVENSASVRSRVVQAYERQIQRQNGLNHQLSPQQLQRFASLDSAAQHLIDLAQQRLNLSARGYHRVLRVARTIADLAESEQIQNVHLSEALSYRGSQT, from the coding sequence ATGTCTTTTGCCAAAATTCAGACCCGCAGCCTGTTGGGGCTGCAAGCCCCTCCAATTGAGGTTGAAGTCCATGTCAGCCAGGGTTTACCGTCATTAACAATTGTCGGATTGCCAGAAGCAGCGGTACGCGAAAGCAAGGATCGGGTACGTTCGGCAATTTTGAACAGTGGTTTTCAGTTTCCGAGTAAACGCCTGACGATTAATCTGGCACCTGCAGATCTGCCCAAAGAAGGCGCACGTCTGGATCTGGCGATTGCGTTGGGCATCCTGATTGCTTCGGGACAATTACCTGAAGGGGTGACAGATGAGTTTGAATTTATTGGCGAACTGGCCCTTGATGGGCACCTCCGTCCGGTCAGCGGGATTTTAAGTATCGCGATGGCCTGTCAGCACAGTGGTCGCCAACTGATGTTGCCCGCTTTGAATGCAAGTGAGGCAGCACAATTACCGGATTTCCCGGTTTATCCGGTTCAGCACTTGAAACAAGTCTGTGCACATTTCTTAAAACAAGAAAAAATTTGTGCCGTTCATGCACCACTGCAATCCGTCGAAGAACCGCAAGCCCCCGATCTGGCCGATGTCAAAGGTCAGTTACGGCCGCGTCGTGCGCTGGAAATAGCAGCCGCTGGGGGCCATTCGCTGCTTTTTCGCGGCCCACCTGGCACTGGAAAAACCTTGCTGGCCTCACGACTTGCCGGTATTTTGCCACCGCTCTCTGCACAGGAAAATTTGCAGGTGGCCCGTATCTATTCGATTGCCAATACTGCCTACCGTTTTGGACAACGTCCTTTCCGTGCACCACACCATACGGCTTCTGCAATTGCCTTGGTCGGCGGAGGTTCTTCCCCCAAACCGGGAGAAATTACTTTGGCACATTTAGGTGTACTGTTTCTGGATGAGTTACCAGAATTCGATCGCAAGGTACTTGAAGTCTTACGCCAGCCACTAGAGTCCAAGGAAATTGTCATTTCGCGTGCTTCGCGACAAATGACCTTTCCGGCCAACTTTCAGTTAATTGCCGCCATGAATCCGTGTCCTTGCGGTTATGCTTTCCATCAGGACAAACGCTGCCAATGTTCAACCGAAGCGATTAAACGCTATCAGAACCGGATCTCGGGACCTCTCCTAGACCGGATCGATTTGCATATTGATGTCCCGCCACTCTCTAGTCAGGAGTTACAATCAACCGCTCCGGTAGAAAACTCAGCCAGCGTTCGTAGCCGTGTCGTGCAGGCTTATGAGCGACAAATACAACGGCAAAATGGACTGAATCATCAACTGTCTCCGCAGCAACTGCAGCGCTTTGCCTCACTCGATTCGGCAGCGCAACATTTAATTGACCTCGCTCAACAGCGTTTAAATTTATCCGCCCGCGGCTATCATCGGGTGTTGCGTGTTGCCCGTACTATTGCCGATTTGGCAGAAAGTGAACAGATCCAGAATGTGCATTTAAGTGAAGCATTGTCCTATCGCGGCAGCCAGACATAA
- a CDS encoding accessory factor UbiK family protein, with product MIETLLQAILQQLDQPKKDLEHNLRALLSEAVTKMDLVTKEELERQQTALQNANQRLNDLNEQIKTLESLLQNKN from the coding sequence ATGATCGAAACCTTATTACAAGCCATTCTGCAACAGCTGGATCAACCGAAAAAAGATCTGGAACACAACCTGCGTGCTTTACTGAGTGAAGCTGTCACCAAAATGGATCTGGTGACTAAAGAAGAACTGGAACGCCAACAAACAGCGTTACAAAATGCCAATCAACGTCTCAATGATCTCAACGAGCAAATTAAAACCCTCGAAAGCTTATTGCAGAACAAAAATTAA
- the glnK gene encoding P-II family nitrogen regulator, with product MKLITAIVKPFKLDDVREALSDIGVQGITVTEVKGFGRQKGHTELYRGAEYVVDFLPKVKIEIAISDEMVDQVIESITRVASTGKIGDGKIFVTNLEQVIRIRTGETGPDAV from the coding sequence ATGAAGCTTATAACTGCAATTGTAAAACCATTTAAATTGGATGACGTGCGTGAGGCACTCTCCGACATTGGCGTGCAAGGGATTACTGTCACTGAAGTGAAAGGTTTCGGGCGTCAAAAAGGCCATACGGAACTGTACCGCGGTGCAGAGTATGTGGTTGATTTTCTACCAAAAGTGAAAATTGAAATCGCGATCAGCGATGAAATGGTTGATCAGGTGATTGAATCGATTACCCGTGTTGCAAGCACTGGCAAAATTGGTGATGGCAAAATTTTTGTCACCAACCTTGAGCAAGTGATTCGTATCCGTACCGGAGAAACTGGACCGGATGCCGTGTAA
- a CDS encoding ammonium transporter: protein MKKMLFALSLSGALLGGSATWAEEATSSEPVTTVVASEAALTDSTQAATIPAETATTPAETPAKADTGDTAWILISTALVLLMTIPGLALFYGGMVRKKNVLSTMAHSFIAAAVVSLAWVAVGYTLAFSSGNAFMGGFEKLMLAGIGTDAVTGTIPEILFVIFQMTFAIITVAIISGSVAERMKFGAFVTFIAIWVIAVYAPITHWVWGGGWLANDGALDFAGGTVVHINAGVAGLVAAYMLGNRMGLGRESMAPHNLTLTVLGASLIWVGWFGFNGGSALGANGSAGYALVTTQVAAAAAAISWLMTEKLIRGKASVLGAASGAVAGLVVITPAAGFVTVSGALVMGLIGGVVCFWGITALKRALKADDSLDAFGLHGVGGIVGAILTAVFASEFIMGDKVPANMMTQLWVQIEGVLATIAYSAVVTFVILKVIDVVIGIRVNADDERMGLDLSQHGERIE from the coding sequence ATGAAAAAAATGCTATTTGCACTCAGCCTGTCTGGTGCATTGTTAGGTGGTTCAGCTACGTGGGCCGAAGAAGCGACAAGCTCGGAGCCAGTGACGACCGTTGTGGCGTCAGAAGCAGCCTTAACCGATTCCACACAAGCAGCCACTATCCCTGCAGAAACGGCCACTACGCCTGCCGAAACACCGGCAAAAGCGGATACCGGTGATACTGCCTGGATTCTGATTTCAACCGCTTTAGTGTTGCTGATGACGATTCCTGGTCTGGCGTTATTTTATGGCGGCATGGTGCGTAAGAAAAACGTCCTCAGTACCATGGCGCACAGCTTTATCGCCGCAGCTGTGGTGAGCCTGGCTTGGGTTGCAGTGGGATATACCCTGGCTTTTAGCAGCGGTAATGCCTTCATGGGAGGCTTTGAAAAACTCATGCTGGCCGGTATCGGGACAGATGCGGTCACGGGAACCATTCCTGAAATTCTTTTTGTTATCTTCCAAATGACTTTTGCCATTATTACCGTTGCGATTATTAGCGGTTCGGTGGCAGAGCGCATGAAATTTGGGGCTTTTGTTACTTTTATTGCTATCTGGGTGATTGCCGTTTATGCACCGATTACCCACTGGGTCTGGGGTGGCGGCTGGTTAGCGAATGATGGCGCGCTGGATTTTGCGGGTGGTACGGTCGTTCATATTAATGCTGGTGTTGCTGGTCTGGTTGCAGCATACATGCTCGGTAACCGTATGGGCTTGGGACGTGAGTCTATGGCACCGCATAACTTGACACTCACCGTTCTGGGCGCAAGTTTGATCTGGGTGGGCTGGTTTGGTTTTAATGGCGGATCTGCACTCGGTGCAAATGGTTCAGCAGGTTATGCACTGGTAACAACCCAAGTGGCAGCAGCAGCAGCGGCGATCTCCTGGTTAATGACAGAAAAACTGATTCGCGGTAAGGCCTCAGTGTTGGGTGCAGCTTCCGGTGCGGTCGCTGGTTTGGTGGTGATTACCCCAGCAGCCGGTTTCGTGACCGTGAGCGGTGCTTTGGTGATGGGGTTAATTGGCGGTGTGGTCTGCTTCTGGGGGATTACTGCACTGAAACGTGCACTGAAAGCCGATGATTCACTCGATGCTTTCGGTTTGCATGGTGTTGGCGGGATTGTGGGGGCTATCCTCACCGCGGTATTTGCCAGTGAATTCATCATGGGTGATAAAGTACCTGCCAATATGATGACGCAACTTTGGGTGCAAATTGAAGGCGTCCTGGCAACAATCGCTTATAGTGCTGTGGTGACTTTTGTGATCCTTAAAGTAATTGACGTCGTGATTGGAATTCGTGTCAATGCCGATGATGAACGTATGGGTCTGGATCTCAGCCAACATGGTGAACGCATCGAATAA
- the nrdR gene encoding transcriptional regulator NrdR encodes MHCPFCNAADSKVIDSRLAAEGCQIRRRRECISCGERFTTFESYEVVMPRVIKSDGKNEPFDEAKLRRSLMHALQKRPVTQEQIEAVLSDIQLQIRRLGERDVKSRVIGEIVMQALYALDHVAYVRFASVYQDFQDVEAFRRQIEQMQQR; translated from the coding sequence ATGCATTGTCCATTTTGCAACGCCGCAGACAGTAAAGTGATCGACTCGCGCTTGGCCGCCGAGGGTTGCCAGATTCGCCGACGTCGTGAATGTATCAGTTGTGGGGAACGTTTTACCACGTTTGAAAGTTATGAAGTGGTGATGCCGCGTGTCATCAAGTCCGATGGCAAAAATGAACCCTTTGATGAAGCCAAATTGCGCCGCTCGCTGATGCACGCCTTGCAAAAACGTCCGGTGACGCAAGAGCAGATTGAAGCGGTGTTGAGTGATATTCAGCTACAGATTCGCCGTTTGGGTGAGCGTGATGTCAAGTCACGGGTGATTGGTGAAATTGTCATGCAGGCGCTGTATGCGCTAGATCACGTGGCCTATGTCCGTTTCGCTTCAGTCTATCAGGACTTTCAGGATGTAGAAGCCTTCCGCCGTCAAATTGAACAAATGCAACAGCGCTAA
- the ribD gene encoding bifunctional diaminohydroxyphosphoribosylaminopyrimidine deaminase/5-amino-6-(5-phosphoribosylamino)uracil reductase RibD, protein MSELTQDQYWMQRAIELAQRGQYSTKPNPNVGCVIVKDGQVIGEGFHPKAGQPHAEVFALRQAGADAQGATAYVTLEPCAHYGRTPPCAEALVKAQLKKVVVACPDPNPLVAGKGVQILRDAGIEVEVGVLQQQAHSLNFGFLKAMATGLPYVRLKIAASLDGRTAMASGESKWITGSAARQDVQHWRAISGAVITGIDTVLVDDCQLNVRDLPNVDLTTVVQPKRVVLDRQGRLPLSAKILKQPETVMVMGPFRQELADLGVIQLEIQPLNALLQTLSQHYQIYDVLVEAGSTLSTAFLQAHLVDEMIYYVAPTLLGQSARAMFNADLIRLAEQLRFKFEQFTPVGDDLRLRLIPTQETI, encoded by the coding sequence ATGTCTGAGCTGACGCAAGATCAATACTGGATGCAACGGGCAATTGAACTGGCCCAACGTGGACAGTATTCCACCAAACCGAACCCGAATGTCGGCTGTGTCATCGTTAAAGATGGACAGGTGATTGGTGAAGGGTTCCACCCCAAAGCAGGGCAACCGCATGCTGAAGTCTTTGCCTTGCGCCAGGCAGGTGCGGACGCACAAGGGGCGACCGCTTATGTCACGCTGGAACCTTGTGCACATTATGGCCGGACCCCGCCTTGTGCAGAAGCACTGGTTAAAGCCCAGCTGAAAAAAGTGGTAGTGGCCTGTCCAGACCCTAATCCTCTGGTGGCTGGAAAAGGCGTGCAGATTCTGCGTGATGCCGGCATTGAAGTAGAAGTTGGGGTTTTACAACAGCAAGCACATAGCTTGAATTTTGGTTTCCTGAAAGCTATGGCAACGGGGTTGCCTTATGTGCGCTTAAAAATTGCAGCCAGTCTCGATGGCCGTACCGCGATGGCGTCGGGAGAGTCGAAATGGATCACCGGATCCGCTGCCCGTCAGGACGTGCAACATTGGCGTGCAATTTCCGGTGCTGTGATTACGGGTATTGATACAGTATTGGTGGATGATTGCCAGCTCAATGTGCGTGACTTGCCGAATGTAGATTTAACGACTGTGGTACAGCCGAAGCGAGTGGTTCTGGACCGTCAGGGCCGTTTACCATTAAGTGCCAAAATATTGAAACAGCCGGAAACTGTAATGGTCATGGGGCCATTTCGTCAGGAGTTGGCCGATTTGGGGGTCATCCAGTTGGAGATTCAGCCTTTAAACGCCCTGTTACAGACCTTATCTCAGCATTACCAGATTTATGATGTGCTGGTGGAAGCCGGTTCGACTTTGTCTACCGCCTTCTTACAGGCACATTTAGTCGATGAAATGATCTATTATGTTGCACCGACCTTATTGGGGCAGTCGGCACGTGCCATGTTTAATGCTGACTTGATCCGTCTGGCCGAGCAACTCCGTTTTAAGTTTGAACAGTTTACCCCGGTAGGGGATGACTTACGCTTAAGGCTAATCCCTACGCAAGAGACAATATGA